AAGCGCACCGCTGTTTATTTCATAAATCCTTATGGTAGCCTTTGCAGCTACGTTTTGCCCGATATTAACATTTATGGTGTTTTGGAACGGATTAGGGTATGGAATAATCCCTGCTACGTTGATAACCTGATCTATAACACCCTGGCAAAGCTTATCGGTGCTTACCGATAAACTGTTGCTGCCGGTATTAAGCGGCAATGTTATACTGCTTTGTGTTGTTTGATAGTTAACCCCGTTTAGCCTGATGTTATAGGCAGCACCGCCGTCAAGGGTAATGTTCACTACTTTATTAAGTTTGTTTACAGTTGTATAAACCGAAAGATCTTTAGGTTCGGTAATAACCAGGTCAAAACACTGCTTGTTTTCGGGCAGTGCGGCGTTGGTTACACATACATTGTATGTTCCGGGCAATAAGTTGCTGATACTTGTAGCGGTTGTAAAAGTATAGTTCTTGTTTATCCCGTTGCCGGTAATCACGGCTGTATAATTTGCAGTTTGCTCTGCCGTTATACTTACTGATCCATTATTCTGGCCCTTGCAGGTTACACTATTGGCGGCTACTTTTAAGTTATTTGCAGCCTGGGTAATCATTAACTTACCGGCGCCATAAACAAACGTGTAATTATCAGAAAGGCCTCCGCTGACTGTAAGATCATAAATCCCCGCAGGCGATTGCGTTGTGGCGGTAGCGCCTACAATTGGTGCCTTTGTAAGATTACTTTCATTTTCGCCGTTTACAAAGCCATCGTAGCTGGCCGTTAAATCAGGGTTAGCTTTTCCAAATACCCGTGTTTGGTCGAGAGCTTTTACCTGTAAAGTTTTTTTACTGATAGTAAGCACGCGTTTCACATCGGCAGCAGCGTTATTCAGCAGGTCGCCTGCCTGCGATGCGGTAATGGTAACCGTCCCCGCTTTAAGGATATGTATTTTACCATCGGTTACAGAGGCTATACTGTTGTTATCTACGCTGTAGGTAACCGGTATGGTGTTATTGCTGCTTGTGGCGGCTAATGCAAAATCAGCATCGCCATAAGTGTGCGTTGCCAAAGCATCGAAGGTAATAACCTGGTTTATTTTAACGGTAACTGCGGGTAGGGTTGCTGTACCGCCTGCGGTGGTCACAGCCAAATCTCCACTTACACCGGCAAAGGTGGCTGTTATCTTGGTATCCGAATCTACGGTGTAAGATAGTGCGGCAAGTCCGCCAATGGTTACACCTGTGGCAGTTGTAAAGTTGCTGCCGGTTATCACCAGTTTGCCATTACCGTTTGGCGATGCCTCGGCTTTTGTTATTACCGGCGGTAACACAAACTTAAAGCCCGCGAACGTGGCGGTACCATTCGGGGTTTGAACTGATATTGCACCTGTTTCGCCCTCACCAACGATAGCGGCAATGCTTTCCGGCGACTCGACAGTGAATGATTTTGCTGCTTTGCTGCCAAAGTTCACTACGGTTGCTCCGCTAAAGTTTTTGCCGGTAATGGTTACTTTGGTGCCGGTGGTGGCTGCCAATGGGGTTACTGCGGTAATTTGTGTTTCAGTAACCGGGCCGTTGTGGTATATTGTAAGTTGGTTTTTGCTACCAATAACAAACACTATCAAGTCCATTCTCCCATCGCCATCCATATCATTTAAGGTGATTTTTTCGCTTAAATCATAGATATTTATGAGCCGCGCAGGTGTGGCCATTGATATATTACCTTTAACGGACTGGTTACGGGCATAATAAACCCCATCATAAGACAACCCGAGTAAATCCATTTTTCCATCGCCATCCATGTCTCCAACTTCCGTATAACCCACCATCGAAGCATTTGAGAATGCCTTGGGAGGTTCGAGCGAATGACCATTGATGATACCATTTTCCGAAACATTTCTGGATACAAGGAACTGTTCGGAAAAAATATCATTCTCCGCCAAATCAGCTTTACCGTCCCCGTCAAAATCGGCGATCGCCGTATACCAAGCGGTGTAGTTGTATACCGGACCGGTAATATAATTAACTGAGAAATCATTGCTCGACAAATCGCCAGGCAACGAATTGTTTTCATACAAATATATCCCGGCCGATGAGCAGCCATAAATAGGATCCGGCTTATTGTCGCCGTCGATATCAGTAATAGCTAACGAAATATTAGTGCCCGATGACGATTCGGTAAGCCGCATTTTTGGCCCAAATGATACGTTTGAACCATTGGTAGTATTGGGATAATAATAAAAATCGAACGCGCTATCATACATGATCAGATCCGGTCGCCCGTCTCCGTTCATATCCCTGAGCTCCATTTTATCGTAATTGCCATCCAAATCTTCCAATACTTTTTCTTCAAACGAGACATTACCATTTGTCGAAGTATTATGCATGAAAACAATGATTCCGCTGCTAAATAAAATATCTTTTTTACCATCCCCATCTACATCACCTATAACCTTACTGTTAACGTGTCGGGACGTGGGAATTAGTAATTTTTGAGTAAACGAGGATTTAGATAATAAAGGATCAGGACCATGCTTCAATATATACAGTGAGTCGCCGCTGTTCACCAGGAAATCGGGGGTTCCGTCGCCATCAAAATCGTCGATATCAAAACCTCCGTTAATTTTCACCACAAATTTATTTGAAAAACTGGTGGCACCCTTATCGCTGGTTACGATAAACTGAAGGTTTGAACTCGCAGATAATTTTTTATCAGTATTTGTTACTGTAATTAATTTATTGGCACCGGCAGGTACAATCACTTCCAGGTGATTTTTGGCTGCACTTTTAACCTGGGCTTTTACGGGGCCAAAGTAAACCACGTTTTTATCGGCCACAGGATTAAAATTATCGCCTTTGATAGTTACAGTGGTGCCGATAGGGCCGAAAGCAGGCGAAAAAGACGTTATCACCGGAGGATCAATAAACAAAAAGCCTCTTTTTGTACCAATACCGCCTGCCGCCTTAACAGTAATAGCACCGGTTGCTCCTGCTCCAGGCGTAGCAGTAATACTTGTTGAGGATAAAACTTTAAATGATTTTGCAGCAACGCCACCAAAGGACACTTCGGTAACATCAGTAAAGTTGCTGCCTGTAACAGTTACAAGAGCACTTGAACCGTCGCCGGTTTTTGTGAACGAAGTGATTACAGGTGCAGGTATAAAAATAAAGCCCGGTAATGTTGCGGTGCCACCGGGGGTTATTACCGTAATATCGCCCGATTCGCCGTTTATAGGTTTTGCTGTTATTACGGTTGGCGAAACAACGGTAAAATCAGCAAACGACGATCCAAATTTAACCTGCGATACACCTGTAAAGTTGCTGCCGTTAATAGTTACCGTCGTTTCTGCATTAGCTTTCATCGGGCTTGCCGAAGTTATAGCAGGAGCGGGGTACCAGGTGAAGCCGTTAAATTCTGCCGTACCTGCTATGGTCTTAAGGGATATTTTACCCGTAGCTCCGGCACCAGCCTTAACAGTAACCTGGTAATTTCCAACGCTTACTATGATTGCCGGTATTCCACCGATAGTCACTTCCGAAGTGGTTAAAAGGTTAATACCGCTGATGGTTACCGGCGTGCCCATGCCTCCTTCTGTTGGCGAGAATGAGTAAATAAAAGGAGGGGGCAAATAAGTAAATCCGCCTATTGAGGCATCACCCAACGGACTGCCCACAGTAACGTCGCCGGTTTCGCCGGTGGCTACAACAGCAAGAATTTTTGTTGGCGATATAATAGAAAATGATGCAGCATTGGCCGATCCGAATCGTACTGATTGTACAACATCCAGGTTGGTGCCGGTTATTGTAACCGTTTGACCAGCCGCCGCCAAAACAGGACTGATAGCCGTAATTACAGGCGAAGTGTAACTAAAGCCGCTCATGGTGGCTGTACCACCAACGGTTGTAACTGATACATCGCCGCTTGCACCATTGCCCACGTTAGCGGTTATTGAAGTTGCCGAAAGTGCATAAAAATACCGGGCCGGCTGTCCGCCAAATTTAACCGAGGTAACGCCGATAAAGTTTTCGCCTGTGATGGTGACCGTGCCGCCGTTTTTTTGCGATGAAGGCGTGAACGAGCTGATAGTTGGCTTTTGTACCCAGGTAAAGCCGGGTGCGCTATCAGTGCCTTTGGGGGTAGTAACAACAACATTACCCGATGTGGTGGCTGTAGCAGGTATTGCGGTAATGGTAGTTGCAGATACAACAGTAAACGATATTGCCGGAACGCCACCAAAACTTACACCCGTAGCTTCGCCAAAATTACTGCCGGTAATAGTTACCGGTGTTGTTGCCAGGGGCCCCGAATAGGTTGGATTGAACGCCTGGATAAACGGGCCGGGATGTTTAAAACCGGCAAGCGATGCACTTCCCTTAGATGTTTTTACTGTCACATTTCCAGATTTTCCGGCGCCTACTACTGCACTGATCTCGGTGGGCGAGGTTATAGTAAACGACGTGGCCGGTACACCACCAAAATCTACCGAGGTTGCTCCCGTAAAATTAATCCCTTTAATAACTACCGTTTCACCCGAACCGGCGTTATCCGGCGAAAACGAGGTAATTGATGGTCCGCTATGTGTAAATCCGGGTAGGCTTGCGCTTCCTCCTTCAGATGCTATCCGTACATCGCCGCTGGCACCGCTGCCAACAGTTGCTTCGATAGTGGTTGACGACAATACATTGAAAGCCGCGCTTACTCCGCCAAAGGAAACGTTATCCACTTCGGTTAAATTAGTTCCGGTAATGGTTACCTTATCTCCGGCTCCTCCGCTTTGCGGCGTAAATGAGGTAATTTGCGGAGCCGGTACAAAAATGAAGCCCGGTAAACTGGCTGTTCCGCCTTTTGTAGTTACGGTAACGTTGCCCGAGGTAGCGCCTGCGCCAACCATGGCAACTATCCACTCGTTGTAATTAGAACTTATTGCAGCCGCTACGCCGCCTATGGTAACCTGGGCGGAGCCAAGATTTGATCCATAAATATAAATAGATGAATTATTACCGCCTTTTGAAGGGGATATGGAGGTGATAACCGGCGGTGGGATAAAATTAAAATCATTATAAGTTGATGATCCGCCCGGGGTGGTTACCGTAACGCCGTTGGATGAACCGGCGGCAACAACTGCAGAGATTGTGGTTGGCGAGACAACTGTATAAGAAGTTGCCGCCACACTGCCGAACTTAACCGATGTGGCATTGCTGAAATTACTGCCTGTAATGGTTACCGTGTTGCCGGCAGCAGCAAACGAAGGAGATACAGATGATATAACAGGCGCACTGATATAAGTAAAGCCCGGAAGGCTTCCTGTACCGCTTGGTGCGGTAACCGAAACCGCTCCGGACGAGCCTTCGGTCGCAACTGCCTCGATCGTAGTTGGTGAAGTAACCTTAAATGTAGCGTTAGTACCGCCAAATGTTACTCTTGTAGCATCTGAAAAACCTGTACCTGTTATAGTGATTACTGCCCCTTTCCAGCCCGTAGTTGGCGAAAACGATGATATCGCCGGTGGGGGGATAAGTGTAAACCCCGAAATGCGGGATGTCCCTTTTGCCGTTGTTAACGTAATATCGCCGGAGGTGGTTCCTTCGGGTACATAAGCCGTTACGCTTGTGGGGGATATATTGGTAAAACCCGCTGGTTTACCGCCTATTGTTACAGCCGTTGTTGCCGATAGGTAACTACCGGTGATGTTTATTGCCATACCCGGATAACCGGCAGCGGGGCTAAATGAGCTGATAACCGGCGGATCGGGAGGTAAAACAACCTCCAGCGTGATGAGAAACGCACCAACACCCGATTGGTTGGCCGCCGATATTTTATACCTGTTTTTTAACGTAAGCCATGTTGGCGTGCCGGTTATTGTGCCATCGGGGCCCAATACCAAGCCGGCGGGCAATGAAGGGGCAACGTGATAGCCTGCGGTTGATATTTTATAAAAGCCGGTGTTAATGCTGCCGTTAGAGCCAAAAACGATCAAATCATCATTTTCATCAGCTATCATCATGTGCGTTAGGGGAGGAGGATATATATCGCCCTTATCATCATAATAAGGTGTAGGCAAGGTTGTAACCTGTCCGGCCGGATTAATTCTTCGCAGCGAGCCTTCTTTTTCGCCAACAGTAATATATCCTTTCGAATCTATGATGATGCTTTCAGGCAGATTAAATGAGGCGTTTGCGCCCGAACCGTCGGCACTGCCGGCCCTGGTAGTACCTGCAAGGGTTGTAACCTGTCCGGCAGGGGTTATTTTCCTGATCATATTATTCGCAAAATCAGCAACGTAAATGTTCCCCGATTTATCTATCGCCAAACCTTTGGGATTATTGAAAGATGCGTTGGTGCCCAACCCGTCGGCTGCCCCGGTTCCTATTTTCCCGGCAAATACTGATGTTTTGCCATCTTTGGCAATTTTCATTATCCTGCCGGTGGGCTCAGAAACATAAATTATACCGTTTGGATCTATAACAATATCACTGGGTGCTATTAATTTTTGCGCATAGGTGCTAACCACACCATCGGGAGTGATCTTTCGTACCCGCGAGTTCTCCCCATCGCGCATGTTCAGATCCGTTACGTATAAATTGCCGTCTTTGTCGATAGTTATACCTCCGGTTTCGCCAAAAAAAGCTGCTGCTCCTTTGCCGTCGGCATAGCCATAGTTGCCGCTGTTGCCGGCCAGTTTGGTATAGCTGCCATCGGGTTTTATGTGGAGGATGGATCCGTATGATGAGGCATAGTAATCGCCCGAGGGCGCTTTAACAAAGTACTGAACCCCGCCAATACATTTATTTACCTGGATTACCTGCGGATAATATACATTTGGTACCGCACCGCCGGTGTTGGTTACAGAAATAGGGGTGATGGTTTTGCCGAGGTAAAGCGTTTGTACGGCCGGATAGCTGATAACCGGCTTTTGCGCAAACAGCTTAGCCGAAAACAACAGCGTTAAAATAAACGCGGATAACAGTGATTTATACATGGAATTGTGAAAAAGTTAAGGTTGAGTACAATGTTACTTAAACATTGGTAACGGGCGCATTTATAATATTTTGTGTGATAAAGATTTAATTATTTAGCGTAAATATACTGTTAGCGCCGCAAATTAACGCAAAATATGAGAACAAAAATAAGCCGATTGTTTTAACTAAATCGATATCTGCCCGTTAATTAAAGATTAGTTGCCTGCAACAACTCATGGCACCGTAAAATAAAAAGCCCTCTTTTAACCTACAGTAAAAGAGGGCCTCAAGGTAGTTGTATTCTTGCTATTTAGTTTTTCCGAAGATCGCTGCTTCATTGTTTAAAGCTTCGGTACTACTGGTTCCCTTTCCGCTATGCACCACAATTCTGTACCTGAACGTAACCGATTCTCCTTTTTTTAGCCTAAGGTTTTTCTCTGATTTACCATTCGTAAACACCTTTTCACCCAGCGGATTGGCCGCAAACAAACCGTAGCCACGGGCATGCCAAAAGGTAGGATAATTAGGGTTTTGAGGATGATCGATAATAGTAATGCTTACCGAGTCGGTCCCCATTTTGCCGTATACCTTGCACCATACGCTGCGGGTACTCCAGGCATCGTTACCCATTTTGCCTGCACTTGTGAGGTAGGTGCCGTTGGCTACCTTATCGGCACCGCCTTTCACCACGGTTACATTGCCCTTATCATCAGTAAATTTCTGATCGGCAGTATCTGGGATTTGCAGATCATGAGCCAGGCGCAGGCCAAGCATGCCGTCTTTGGCATCTTTAAAAAATGCGTCGGTATCGGCGGTTAAGGTAGTGATGCGGTCAATGATCCTGTCTGCAGCAGTGCCGCTGAACTCAAAGCGGGTGCTCTCTTCTAATATCACCTGTTTTTGCTGGTTGGTCCAGTTGGCATGATAAGCGAGGATACCTTTTTTGCCGCTTTGTATTTTTGTAATGCGGTCGGTACGGATCCAGCCATAGCCGCTTTTTTTATTGGCGGGGATGGCATACGAGTTATTCCAGAAATCGAGCCCGTTCAGGTTTTCGAAATTGAACCATAAACCGATGTGGTGAGGATGATCAGTAGGATCGCCGGGGCGTGTTGTCAGCGGAAAGCCGCGTGTTACCAATGTGCCATTTGCCGAGCGGATAGGGTAGAGCACAGGCTTTTCCAGTGTATCGGGATAAAGGAAGCTGGTAAATGGCTTGCCGCCTATTACAATTTCAATTTTACTTTTTTCAGTTTGCCTGATGGATACTGTCTCCGCCTTTTGCGCCCGGGCAGTAACCGCGACAGTCATGCTTAAAGCAAAAGCAAGAACAGGTTTGCTTGATATTTTCATTGGTGATGCAAGGTTAAACCCGATCGGGTTATCAGAAACAACCCGATCCGGGAAAGAGCGCAGAATTAATATTTAAATACTTTGCCGTTAGCCATTACCTCCTGTGTAGCCTCATCAAAAGTGGCTTTATAACCGGTATGTACGGCGGCATTGGTCATGATATTGGCAATAGAGTGGCTGTAGCCTGCCTCAACCGGGGCATTGGGTTCTTTACGGCTCCGCACACATTCCATCCAGTTGCGTACGTGGTTGGAGGTAAGCACATCGCCGCCGGTATTGGCCGAGGCTACTACCTTTTCGGTATTGGCCAGGCTAAGCTCGGGCAGCAGGTTGGCGTTCATGTGCATGGCATCGGCCATTTTTTGGGTAAGCCCGCCTTCGGGCGATACTTTGTTGGTGTTGAGGTTAAGTTCGCCACCGTTAGAGTAATAGATCTCGGCAGGGTGTTCATCCCCGTTGTGCATGCGCGAGCCGAAAGTAACCTGGAAACCTGTTTTAGGGTCATCAAGCGGGCCGTAATCAAATGCTGCCAAAATGGTATCCCAGTTACGCCTGCCGTCCTTCCACATATAAATGCCTCCGTTGGCAACCACGCTGCGCGGATGTTTTAAACCGGTAAACCAGTGTACGGTATCAATCTGGTGGCTCATCCATTGCCCCGGCAAACCCGACGAATAAGGCCAGAATAAACGGTATTCAAGATATTTACGTGGGTCAAAAGCCTCATACGGGCGGTTCATGATAAAGCGTTTCCAATCGGTATCCTGTTCTTTAAGCTGGCTCAGCAACTCTGGTCTACGCCAGCGGCCCGGCTGGTTCACGTTCCAGGTAAGCTCAACCATGGTTATGGGGCCAAATTTGCCCGAGCGGATAAACTCATTAGCGGCATGATAATTGGCCCCGCTGCGCCGTTGCGAACCAATCTGCACTATTTTACCCGATTCTTTAACCGCTTTCAAAGCGGCGCGGTTATCTTCCATGGTCTCGGCAAAGGGTTTTTCAACGTAGGCGTCGCATCCGGCCTTAACGGCTTCTATTGCATGGCGCGCGTGCTGGAAATCGGCGGTACTGATAAAAACCGCGTCAACCGTTTTACTATCGTACAATTCTTCGTTATTGCGATAGGCTTTTACGTCGTGCTGCATTTTATCCGTCCACAGGGCGGCTCCTTCTTCACGGCGTTTGCTCCATATATCGGATACAGCCACCACATCAAAATTAAGTTCCTTATAGTGGTTCATAAAGCTGGGTACATGCGAGCTTTTATGGCGATCTGAAAAGCCCACCACACCAACCCGCACCCTGTCGTTAGCGCCGATAATGCGTTTATAACTTTGGGCACTCCAACCTTTTGAAGTAACAATAACCCCGGCTCCGGCCAAAGCGGCCTGCCTGATAAATGTGCGACGTGATTTTTCCATACGGTAGATTTTTGGTTTGCAGGTTTTGATATAGCTCTAATGGCAAAGACTAAGCCCACCCGCTATTTTGCTTATTATTAAAGGTAAATTGGTTTAACCGATGCGTTTACACACATCTAAATCAAATATCGAAGAATTGGATTGAAAAGCAATAGCGTTTTTAACTGTTAATGTAACAATTGTGGTGAGGTATAAATTTATCCTTCATAAACCGATAAGCAGATATAACAATGCCCGGTTTAAACGTATTTACCGTTAGGTCGTTTCATCATTTTGTACGCCGCCTTTAATACGTTAATCAGCGCCTCGGTTTTCATGGGTTTGGCAATGTAATCGTCCATGCCTTCGGCAATACATAAATCGCGGTCGTCGGGGCCTGCGTTGGCAGTCATGGCTATGATAAAGGGCTGTTTAAAAGCGTATTCGCGAATGTGCCGGGTGGCTTCAAACCCGTCCATTTCGGGCATCTGCACATCCATAAAAACAACATCAATTTCCGGATTGGCTTTTAATTTTTCGAGGGTTTCATAACCATTTTGGGCTAATGTAAAGTGATAACCCAATTTCTCGAGCATGCGGCTGATGAGTTTTTGGTTTACGGTATTGTCTTCGGCCACCAGGATGTTTAAGGGATGTTCGGCCGCGAAATCTGCATCAAGCAGTTTATCGGTTTTAACCTCAGCGGGAGGGTTAAATACTTTACCCTGAAATTCGGCCTGGATGCTTTTACCCAGTTGCGCCTGTTTTACAGGTTTGGTTAATATGCTTGAAAACAGACCGGGATATTTACGTTTTGATCCATCACCAATGGAGCTCAGCATAATAACCGGCAGTTCTTTATGTTTCTCTTTAATAACTTTGGCCAACCCTACACCATCCATCTCGGGCATTTCCATATCGGTTATTACCAGGTTAAAGCCTTCCGTATCGGCTAAAATTTCCAAAGCCTGTTTGGCCGATGGTACTGCCACTGTTTGTATGCCCCATTGCTCAAGCTGGGTTTGCAATATAAAACGGTTGGTTTTGTTATCGTCAACTATTAATACACTTTTACCCTCCAGTTCGGCGGCGTTAAAAGCTATCGGTACGTTTTTAGATTGTTTTTTACTGATGGCTGTTTTGATGGTGAACACAAATACCGATCCCTCGCCAAAAACACTCTCCACCCAAATTTCGCCGCCCATTAATTTAACAAGGCGCTCGCTGATCACCAGGCCAAGCCCGGTGCCGCCATACCTGCGCGTGGTTGACGAATCAACCTGCGTAAAAGCATTAAACAGGGTGGTTAACTTATCTTCGGGAATGCCGATGCCGGTATCCATCACGCTGAAACCGATCTCAATATCTTTATCATTTATGGTTTTTGACAGGAACACTTTTATAAATACCTCGCCGCGCTCGGTAAATTTGATGGCATTGCCGGTTAAATTGGTAAGCACCTGCTTAAGCCTCAGGCTATCACCTATAATTTGATGGGGCAGGGCAGGGTCAATCTGGTAAACCAGTTCCAGCTCGCGTTTGGCAGCAGTTTGCGAAAAAATGTCCATCACCTCCTCAATGCAAAGTCTCAAATCAAAATCTTCCTGCTCCAGGTCCATCTTACCCGATTCAATCTTCGAAAAATCGAGAATATCGTTGATCACGTTCACCAAACTATCTCCGCAGGAGATGATGGTATCGGTATAATCACGTTGCTCGGCATTCAGTTCGGTTTCGCCCAATAAGGAGGCCATGCCTATAACCCCGTTCATAGGTGTCCTGATCTCGTGGCTCATGGTGGCCAGGAAAATGCTTTTGGCCTGGTTGGCTTTATCGGCTTCTTCGCGTGCCTCCTGTTCCTGTTCTTTTTGCAGCTGCAATTCTTCTGATTGGGCAAGCAGTTCCTCATTCAGGGCCTGCAACTCTTCCGATTGGTTTTGTAACTCCACATTAAGCACCTGCAGGTTTTCTGATTGAGCCCTTAACTCTTCCGATTGCTGCATCACCTCGGCAGTGCGCTCGGTAACCTGTTCTTCCAGCAGTTTTTTCTGCCTGATGAGCAAATTAACCTTGTACCGGTAAACCGCGTAAATAAGGGCTGCGATAAATAACATAGCCAGGCTTACAAACCACCAGGTAAGCCAAAACGGAGGCAATACGGTTACCTTAAGGCTTATTTCATGTTTAGACCAGCGCCCTTCGGCATCCTGGCTTTTTACCCTGAAGGTGTAATCGCCCGCAGGGAGGTTGGTGTACGTGGCCGAATTTTTATTGCCGACATAGTTCCAGGTTTTGTCAAACCCTTCCAGCATGTAGGCATACGATTTCTTATTGCTCAGGGCATAATCCATCGATACATACTCAAACGAGATTACAGATTGGGCATGCGATAAGGTGATGGATTTTGTTTCAGATATATCTTCCTTTAGCGGAGAGGAATCGTCATTATTCTGAGCCACCCTGATGGATTTATTAAAAATTTGAAAATCGGTAAGTACCAGGGTAGGATCGTAAACATTATCCCTGATGCTGTCCGGGCTAAACATATTAAAGCCGTTAACCCCGCCAAAATAAAGCATCCCATCGCGCCCCTTCATTGCCGAATGAGGCTTATACTCTTCGGCCTGCAAGCCATCCTCAATAGTAAAATTCCTGATTTTATTGGTTTTTGGGTTATAGCGGGAAAGGCCCTTATTGGTGCTGATCCACATATTGCCGCTGTTATCTTCTTCAACAGCATAGGTGTAATTGGCCGGTAAACCATCCTGCATTTTAAAATTGGCAACCTTACCCGTAGCCGGATTTAAGCGATAAATGCCTCCGTAAGTACAGATCCAGATATTACCCAGATGATCTTCAAACAGATCGAGCGCGGTATTATTGCCAAGGGCGCTGTTCAGTTTTTCGTATTGTACCGGTTTAAACGAGTTGGTTAAGGTATCGTATAGGTTAACACCGCCATCATTGGTACCCACCCACAAGTTGCCCTTTGAATCGGCAAGCAGCGAGTTGATATTATCACTGCTGATGCTTTTAGGGTTAGCGGCACTATGCCGGTAATGGATAAATTTATTGGTTTTAGGATCGAAGCGATCAAGCCCGGTGCCCAGTGTGCCGAACCAC
The sequence above is a segment of the Mucilaginibacter celer genome. Coding sequences within it:
- a CDS encoding IPT/TIG domain-containing protein, whose translation is MYKSLLSAFILTLLFSAKLFAQKPVISYPAVQTLYLGKTITPISVTNTGGAVPNVYYPQVIQVNKCIGGVQYFVKAPSGDYYASSYGSILHIKPDGSYTKLAGNSGNYGYADGKGAAAFFGETGGITIDKDGNLYVTDLNMRDGENSRVRKITPDGVVSTYAQKLIAPSDIVIDPNGIIYVSEPTGRIMKIAKDGKTSVFAGKIGTGAADGLGTNASFNNPKGLAIDKSGNIYVADFANNMIRKITPAGQVTTLAGTTRAGSADGSGANASFNLPESIIIDSKGYITVGEKEGSLRRINPAGQVTTLPTPYYDDKGDIYPPPLTHMMIADENDDLIVFGSNGSINTGFYKISTAGYHVAPSLPAGLVLGPDGTITGTPTWLTLKNRYKISAANQSGVGAFLITLEVVLPPDPPVISSFSPAAGYPGMAINITGSYLSATTAVTIGGKPAGFTNISPTSVTAYVPEGTTSGDITLTTAKGTSRISGFTLIPPPAISSFSPTTGWKGAVITITGTGFSDATRVTFGGTNATFKVTSPTTIEAVATEGSSGAVSVTAPSGTGSLPGFTYISAPVISSVSPSFAAAGNTVTITGSNFSNATSVKFGSVAATSYTVVSPTTISAVVAAGSSNGVTVTTPGGSSTYNDFNFIPPPVITSISPSKGGNNSSIYIYGSNLGSAQVTIGGVAAAISSNYNEWIVAMVGAGATSGNVTVTTKGGTASLPGFIFVPAPQITSFTPQSGGAGDKVTITGTNLTEVDNVSFGGVSAAFNVLSSTTIEATVGSGASGDVRIASEGGSASLPGFTHSGPSITSFSPDNAGSGETVVIKGINFTGATSVDFGGVPATSFTITSPTEISAVVGAGKSGNVTVKTSKGSASLAGFKHPGPFIQAFNPTYSGPLATTPVTITGSNFGEATGVSFGGVPAISFTVVSATTITAIPATATTSGNVVVTTPKGTDSAPGFTWVQKPTISSFTPSSQKNGGTVTITGENFIGVTSVKFGGQPARYFYALSATSITANVGNGASGDVSVTTVGGTATMSGFSYTSPVITAISPVLAAAGQTVTITGTNLDVVQSVRFGSANAASFSIISPTKILAVVATGETGDVTVGSPLGDASIGGFTYLPPPFIYSFSPTEGGMGTPVTISGINLLTTSEVTIGGIPAIIVSVGNYQVTVKAGAGATGKISLKTIAGTAEFNGFTWYPAPAITSASPMKANAETTVTINGSNFTGVSQVKFGSSFADFTVVSPTVITAKPINGESGDITVITPGGTATLPGFIFIPAPVITSFTKTGDGSSALVTVTGSNFTDVTEVSFGGVAAKSFKVLSSTSITATPGAGATGAITVKAAGGIGTKRGFLFIDPPVITSFSPAFGPIGTTVTIKGDNFNPVADKNVVYFGPVKAQVKSAAKNHLEVIVPAGANKLITVTNTDKKLSASSNLQFIVTSDKGATSFSNKFVVKINGGFDIDDFDGDGTPDFLVNSGDSLYILKHGPDPLLSKSSFTQKLLIPTSRHVNSKVIGDVDGDGKKDILFSSGIIVFMHNTSTNGNVSFEEKVLEDLDGNYDKMELRDMNGDGRPDLIMYDSAFDFYYYPNTTNGSNVSFGPKMRLTESSSGTNISLAITDIDGDNKPDPIYGCSSAGIYLYENNSLPGDLSSNDFSVNYITGPVYNYTAWYTAIADFDGDGKADLAENDIFSEQFLVSRNVSENGIINGHSLEPPKAFSNASMVGYTEVGDMDGDGKMDLLGLSYDGVYYARNQSVKGNISMATPARLINIYDLSEKITLNDMDGDGRMDLIVFVIGSKNQLTIYHNGPVTETQITAVTPLAATTGTKVTITGKNFSGATVVNFGSKAAKSFTVESPESIAAIVGEGETGAISVQTPNGTATFAGFKFVLPPVITKAEASPNGNGKLVITGSNFTTATGVTIGGLAALSYTVDSDTKITATFAGVSGDLAVTTAGGTATLPAVTVKINQVITFDALATHTYGDADFALAATSSNNTIPVTYSVDNNSIASVTDGKIHILKAGTVTITASQAGDLLNNAAADVKRVLTISKKTLQVKALDQTRVFGKANPDLTASYDGFVNGENESNLTKAPIVGATATTQSPAGIYDLTVSGGLSDNYTFVYGAGKLMITQAANNLKVAANSVTCKGQNNGSVSITAEQTANYTAVITGNGINKNYTFTTATSISNLLPGTYNVCVTNAALPENKQCFDLVITEPKDLSVYTTVNKLNKVVNITLDGGAAYNIRLNGVNYQTTQSSITLPLNTGSNSLSVSTDKLCQGVIDQVINVAGIIPYPNPFQNTINVNIGQNVAAKATIRIYEINSGALKLTKDYFNQSGVLSIDVSSLGRGIYSLNLTIDGINSVYKIIKQ
- a CDS encoding PmoA family protein — translated: MKISSKPVLAFALSMTVAVTARAQKAETVSIRQTEKSKIEIVIGGKPFTSFLYPDTLEKPVLYPIRSANGTLVTRGFPLTTRPGDPTDHPHHIGLWFNFENLNGLDFWNNSYAIPANKKSGYGWIRTDRITKIQSGKKGILAYHANWTNQQKQVILEESTRFEFSGTAADRIIDRITTLTADTDAFFKDAKDGMLGLRLAHDLQIPDTADQKFTDDKGNVTVVKGGADKVANGTYLTSAGKMGNDAWSTRSVWCKVYGKMGTDSVSITIIDHPQNPNYPTFWHARGYGLFAANPLGEKVFTNGKSEKNLRLKKGESVTFRYRIVVHSGKGTSSTEALNNEAAIFGKTK
- a CDS encoding Gfo/Idh/MocA family protein gives rise to the protein MEKSRRTFIRQAALAGAGVIVTSKGWSAQSYKRIIGANDRVRVGVVGFSDRHKSSHVPSFMNHYKELNFDVVAVSDIWSKRREEGAALWTDKMQHDVKAYRNNEELYDSKTVDAVFISTADFQHARHAIEAVKAGCDAYVEKPFAETMEDNRAALKAVKESGKIVQIGSQRRSGANYHAANEFIRSGKFGPITMVELTWNVNQPGRWRRPELLSQLKEQDTDWKRFIMNRPYEAFDPRKYLEYRLFWPYSSGLPGQWMSHQIDTVHWFTGLKHPRSVVANGGIYMWKDGRRNWDTILAAFDYGPLDDPKTGFQVTFGSRMHNGDEHPAEIYYSNGGELNLNTNKVSPEGGLTQKMADAMHMNANLLPELSLANTEKVVASANTGGDVLTSNHVRNWMECVRSRKEPNAPVEAGYSHSIANIMTNAAVHTGYKATFDEATQEVMANGKVFKY